One window of Pseudomonas urmiensis genomic DNA carries:
- the wecB gene encoding non-hydrolyzing UDP-N-acetylglucosamine 2-epimerase, translating into MKVLSLFGTRPEAIKMAPLVQTLAATEGVQSIVCSTGQHRQMLDQVLQLFEVPVDHDLDVMVPGQTLNGLFARLMTRIDSLLDDVQPDCVLVHGDTSTAAACCLAAFQRGIAIGHVEAGLRTGNMSQPFPEEMNRRVVDVMGRWLFAPTVTSRDNLLKENLHGEIFVTGNTVIDALELTVQKLERQPAIGEGFASRYPWLDASRRLVLVTGHRRESFGEGFRQICAALAELAERDDIQIVYPVHLNPQVRGVVMQTLADKPNVHLIEPLDYLEFVWFMRRAHLILTDSGGVQEEAPHLGKPVLVMRDTTERPEAVDAGTVSLVGTRSERITAAVKRFLDDDQLYQQVARSVNPYGDGQASGRIVNALTGRPFMPFLPH; encoded by the coding sequence ATGAAGGTGTTGTCGCTGTTCGGAACCCGGCCAGAAGCCATTAAAATGGCGCCATTGGTACAAACGCTCGCGGCGACCGAAGGCGTGCAAAGCATCGTTTGCAGCACCGGCCAGCACCGGCAGATGCTGGATCAGGTGCTGCAACTGTTCGAAGTGCCCGTCGACCACGATCTGGATGTTATGGTGCCTGGGCAGACCCTCAATGGCCTGTTCGCCCGGCTGATGACGCGTATCGACAGTTTGCTCGACGACGTCCAGCCCGACTGCGTGCTGGTGCATGGCGATACCTCTACCGCTGCCGCTTGCTGCCTGGCGGCATTTCAGCGCGGCATCGCCATCGGCCACGTCGAAGCGGGCCTGCGCACCGGCAACATGAGCCAACCCTTCCCGGAAGAGATGAACCGCCGGGTGGTCGATGTGATGGGCCGCTGGCTGTTCGCGCCGACGGTCACCTCTCGCGATAACCTGCTCAAGGAAAACCTTCACGGCGAGATCTTCGTCACCGGCAACACGGTGATCGACGCGCTGGAGCTGACCGTGCAAAAGCTGGAACGCCAGCCGGCCATCGGCGAAGGCTTCGCCAGTCGCTATCCATGGCTGGATGCCAGCCGACGCCTGGTGCTGGTTACCGGCCATCGGCGAGAGAGTTTTGGCGAAGGCTTCCGCCAGATCTGCGCAGCCTTGGCCGAGCTTGCCGAGCGCGACGACATTCAGATCGTCTATCCGGTGCACCTCAACCCGCAGGTGCGCGGGGTAGTCATGCAGACCTTGGCCGACAAGCCCAACGTGCACCTGATCGAGCCGCTGGATTACCTCGAGTTCGTCTGGTTCATGCGCCGCGCGCACTTGATCCTGACCGACTCGGGGGGCGTTCAGGAAGAAGCACCGCACCTGGGTAAACCGGTACTGGTGATGCGTGACACCACTGAACGGCCGGAGGCGGTCGATGCCGGCACCGTGAGCCTGGTCGGCACCCGCAGCGAGCGCATCACCGCAGCGGTCAAGCGCTTCCTCGACGATGACCAGCTCTACCAGCAGGTAGCGCGCAGCGTGAACCCCTATGGTGATGGCCAAGCGAGCGGACGGATTGTCAATGCACTGACAGGTCGGCCATTTATGCCGTTCCTACCGCACTGA